A genomic window from Salvelinus namaycush isolate Seneca chromosome 21, SaNama_1.0, whole genome shotgun sequence includes:
- the phlda2 gene encoding pleckstrin homology-like domain family A member 2, translated as MKMSAEQISEVLKEGELEKRSDNLLQFWKRKTCVLTTDSLNIYADTQKRTKSKELKLQSIKKVDCVERTGKFVYFTIVTTDNKEIDFRCSGEDNCWNAVITMALIDFQNRKAIQDFKTRQDDESGSPGQHESRMARAP; from the coding sequence atgaaaatgtCAGCAGAGCAGATTTCCGAGGTCCTGAAAGAGGGAGAGCTGGAGAAGAGGAGTGACAACCTCCTTCAGTTCTGGAAAAGGAAGACGTGTGTCCTGACCACGGATAGCCTCAACATCTACGCCGACACGCAGAAGCGAACCAAGAGCAAGGAGCTCAAACTCCAGTCTATCAAGAAAGTGGACTGTGTTGAGCGCACCGGCAAGTTTGTCTACTTCACCATTGTTACCACGGACAATAAGGAGATCGATTTTCGGTGCTCCGGTGAAGATAACTGCTGGAATGCAGTGATCACCATGGCACTGATTGACTTCCAGAACAGAAAGGCTATTCAGGACTTTAAAACGCGACAGGACGACGAGAGCGGGTCCCCGGGACAGCACGAGAGCCGCATGGCCAGAGCTCCCTGA